The following DNA comes from Spirulina major PCC 6313.
GGGGGTTTGCACCCAGATCGGCGGCGGCTTCGAGAAGTTGACGATCAAGTTTTTCGAGGGAGGCGTAGAGGATGAGCACCATGTAGGGCAGGTAACTATAGGCCATGCCGACGAAAACGGCGGGGGTGCGGTTGAGAATCTCAAGGCCGGGCAAGCCGATCGTACCGAGTACCGTATTCATCACACCCGTGGGCCGGAGGATGGTAATCCAGGCGTAGGTTCGCAGCAGGGAGGAAGTCCACAGCGGGAGGATGAAGCCGAGGAGGAGAAGGTTACGCCATTTGGGGGGGGCGATTTGGGCCAGCCAGTAGGCGACGGGAAAGCCCATCAGGAGACAAAGGAGGGTGGTGCCGGTGGCGAAGAGGAGCGATCGCAATATCACTTGGAGATTCACACCATCGAAGACGCGCCCATAGTTGGCCAAACCGCTGGGATTGACCACGTCCCCCGGTCGAATTCCCGGCACGAGACTCAGTTCAAAAATTACCAGGGTGGGTAGGACGAGCAGAAGAACGAGCCAAAGTCCGGCGGGGCCAAGCAGGACGGAGAGACCCAGCCAAGGCGTGGGGGGGGGAATGGGGGGAGATGGGGGAGGAGATGATTCAGGCATGGATCTAGGCTGTCGAAAAACGGACAGGGTTCTGCTCTCAAACCATAGCGCACGGTTTGGGGCTTGGCGGGAGGCGGGCCACATTACCAAAGCCAAGGAGTGGAAATTTAGCCAAAAATTATCGGGGCGATCGCAATCTGGATGCTAGGATGGTAGCCCGTTCTAGTACAAGTGTTGCAGGGGGCTGGATGGCAATTATCGCGTTAAAGGCTTGGTATCTCGATGGGTACGAACCCATTTCGGAGATCGTCCAACGGCCCCATGATCTACGGTTGAGCCGGAATAGTTTGTTGAAGTCTGGGCTGCGGGCGGATTTTCTGGATGATATTGAACAGGTGCAGCAAGCGGACTGGTTTCAACGCTACCTCGAAGGGGCGGAGGTGGAATTTTATATTGAGGGCAGCGGTGGCTATGCGATCGCCAACATTGATCTGCTCTCCCAGGAAATTTACTTCACCAAGCAGGTGATTAATGCCGTCCTTGACCCCGTTATTTTGCTGATTCTCGATCCCGACCAAGA
Coding sequences within:
- a CDS encoding ABC transporter permease, with translation MPESSPPPSPPIPPPTPWLGLSVLLGPAGLWLVLLLVLPTLVIFELSLVPGIRPGDVVNPSGLANYGRVFDGVNLQVILRSLLFATGTTLLCLLMGFPVAYWLAQIAPPKWRNLLLLGFILPLWTSSLLRTYAWITILRPTGVMNTVLGTIGLPGLEILNRTPAVFVGMAYSYLPYMVLILYASLEKLDRQLLEAAADLGANPLETFWKVTIPQTAPGIAAGSLLVFITGLGDFVDPELLGGASSMTLSRLIYNQFLGAARNWGFGSALSVVLIFAVSVAIALLIKYGDRSATS